The sequence TCAGCAGTTGAAGCAGGAAAAGCAACATGTTTAAGGTAGCATTGACGGCGGGGCACTTTCCTCCGGTTTTCTTTGTTCCACCGTAACTCGTTTTCCTTTCTAATTATTTTTGCAGATTATAGCACTGGTTGCCTGTTTGGCCGTCGCCGTGCTGGCGTACGAGGAATATCATGCCCACCCGAAGTACAAGTTCGAGTACGGTGTCAAGGATTCCCATACCGGTGACAACAAGGAACAGTGGGAACACCGGGATGGCGATGCCGTGCAAGGATCGTACTCGCTGCATGAACCGGACGGCACCCACCGGGTGGTGAACTACAAATCGGACAAACACGTTGGATTCCAGGCCCACGTGCAGCGCGCTGGACACGCCAGTCATCCGGCCGTTTACGGTGAACACCATGACGGACACGGACACGGTGGTGAGAGTTATGCCAACATTGATCAGCATCACTAAGGTCTcgttgttattattgttgttgttgttattatggACTCTGTCATTCGTTGCAGAGAGGTAAGAAAAGGGTGTTGTTGCATTTATCGCATTTATGCACCCTTTGTGGACTGTGAAATAAAGACTTGTTAGAGTTATGTGATCTATCGACTGTTTGTTTTGTAAGGAGAAAGAAATTTTTCGTTGGTCGTCGGAGGTCATGAATCGTTTTCAAAGGTGTGTTTAGATATGAATCATCGGGTTCAAGTTCGAAAACTGGAATTCTGATTGCAAAGGATACATTTTTTTTGCGAGTTAATGATTGAATTCGAAGTGAATTAGTGAATCAGTTGGTccaatgaatttttatttttattcattcgCGATCTTTCGGAACACCAAGAAACGCGATATGTTGtacaatatttgttgaaataattATTACAGGTGGTGATAGAgatgtatatttttcaagttTATGAGTCCTGATATGCTTTCGAAACATATTTCTTGGATTCTATAGACAACACGTGAAGACTTCGTTCAAAGTCTAAACCTttcaaaccattcaagcgacGGTTTGGAATTTTGGGTACTCTTCAAACTGTAATCCCGAAGCAGGAAGtacgatccagataaaatggagCGTATTTTCATTGCGCAATAaaaactttaatttgaacctaagtttgagaaaatcggcccagccagtCAACGAGTTATATTTTGGAGTTTGCTACCACTGCTCtcggtagtttcggaaccggagtcTGGGGACCGGTAAGCCTAAGTCAGTTCTAATGCTCAGCAACGAACATGATTCATGAATTGAATTAGCTTTGAGCTCAATTTAGAAGATTGCTTACGTTTTTGCATCATCGCTCTAAAGGATGGCCTGATAGTTTAAGCTCTCATCATAAGAAAAATTAAAAGTCATAGACTCAAGATTgacaaaaaatacgaaaaataaatgtcactcaaaagacgactcgaacctgcgtttttatgcactctgtgcatacgcgctaccatgaaaaaaatcatcattttagcgatttttttccagaactatatttcaacaaaataaattccaatgttttgcatgataaaaagtatcataggaacaacattttgtagttttttcatgtaaaaataTTTAGAACTAGGTCGGTgaaaaggtatttttgaggacgcttcttaaaaatcgtgatttgcggtgtccactgtatctcagcgcagactaatcaaaagtgaacaaatcaaagctgcaaagttagagtagaagtttttctagaccccaacgtttttgtttgatttatttttaatttttggtggttgctcgtgaaaactacgatttttcacaaaaaaatccgccattttgtagctgtaaaacctccccaaagtaacaaacaacaaaaaggaaaacgttggggtctggttttttatatgtagaaagtgtgtgcaaaatttgaaaaaaattggtgcagtagtttttgaatgacgatggacacggaatttcgaaacctgctttcgagaaaaacgcgtttaaagtttttgtctatgaaatcaatggaaacaatctattactcaagggagcccgtagggtctccctttttaaaaaaagtatatcttttcttttataatttattataatgaaacatttgaagaatgttttgtcgagttttgaagtcaaccgaagtagaaatcttgggcctgtgcgtcgagttcttgcttcttcgcagaatgagatagccatagataaaggactataacttccagagtttcgttcaaataggcatgaaaattttacagaatattcttagaatgttttactataagtaaatcttgctcagaaagtataatctctatCTACAGGATCGGTagtaacatccgcccgattctctcgatccacgcccctgttcaccatcttcattggatctaacaagatcttttttcttttgttactaactttttcgttccccctttcccgtctcttcaccatctcgatgacaactaattagatctctgtcgttttcaaacattttgttcccacacccccttTTCACCCCGTTTCCCAAAATATTTACTTTCTTGTTCATTCTCTTctataacatcaccatcatcgcccacggaagaccgctccagtcgatgaccggCATGCGGgacacccgccgggccttcgtagcctggggttgtttcccgcggacccacacggaccgaagaatgcggccaacatagataattacagacgccatctggaagactttcatgctaaattcaattcaccggccactaccgatcgccagctgaaagctggattctcgagaatccgcgaccccgatactacattacataacgatactattctagttttctagttaagttagacgataattaagatttgaaaatacccttggagcttaagcagtgtgccttaatattatattatattaatgaataaaaaaaagtcaatTATTCTGATATGTTTCAGGAACATTTTCAGTCATTCAAGGACTTCTGTGAATCGCGATTATGGAGCGTGAAGATTAAGTATTTTAATACATTTTGTTATTCTGAAGGATACCACGAATATGGGCCACAAAAAGAAACTCACTGTTATCGTTCTCAGCTATCGGGAAATATCGCAAACAATTGCCTGGCGGATactctaataaagtcaacaagttttcttgggaattccGTTTTGAAGAttatgaaacaaaaataaaataaaaaagaaaatcaaaaaaatcattcaagcctttctggattatttcagaagtacgattgtagttcaacaaaacgggaATAAACatgatcatttttcatttgtcgttatttcaaatcaattccaatcacgatTTGAAGAATATTGAagaattcggtgaaatggcgttcgacgaaatgaccatttcggcgaaataaccctttcggcgaaatgacccttatggtgaaatgacccttatggtgaaatgaccctctcggcgaaatgaccctttcggcgaaataaccctttcggtggAATGACCTcttcggcgaaacgacattcGACGGAATGATCCATTCggagaaatgactttcggcgaaatgacccgcttccATTCCATTCtataaaaccaaacaattctgtaatgtacatttcataaaattcaatttaCTGAAGCATGTTGGGTTGTTTTGTAAACgcataaatcaaaattttctgaaTCATGCTAAAACTTTTTTCATCGCGTAAATTATATAGAAAATcgcgttgtttcaaataaaacgcTCCAAAAAGTCGCGCAAATTAAATTCTGGTAAATTGATTTCGCTTAGattgagattttaatgaaacattaggtgtacaactttgcttccgccgttttttccaaagtttaaagctttattgcgaaaaagtgcttacagatgtattattcaaagtattgtccgtcgctagcgacaactttctcccatctttccggaaattttcggatcccggctcgaaaaaaggagtccttttttgacgctatccatgaagcaatccaagtTGATCTgctaggccgtgtgccatcgaacggaataggtggaa comes from Malaya genurostris strain Urasoe2022 chromosome 3, Malgen_1.1, whole genome shotgun sequence and encodes:
- the LOC131436500 gene encoding cuticle protein 19-like, which translates into the protein MFKIIALVACLAVAVLAYEEYHAHPKYKFEYGVKDSHTGDNKEQWEHRDGDAVQGSYSLHEPDGTHRVVNYKSDKHVGFQAHVQRAGHASHPAVYGEHHDGHGHGGESYANIDQHH